A portion of the Mesobacillus sp. AQ2 genome contains these proteins:
- a CDS encoding AAA family ATPase — protein MMISEHYKRQLIKEAKQLDVALGQASELEKLAQEITDEQIDKAALEFVKNLGILTKKQSLPSMEQKQEKVIETLYKYLGASKVDGLIQDLKESSNASLDALLNQLDELVGLEDVKQQVRDLIDFNQIQQLRVKSGLKKSNKTMHMAFLGNPGTAKTTVARIVGRMYKAIGLLSKGHFIEASRTDLIAEYQGQTAIKVKRLINRAKGGVLFVDEAYSLTENDHSDSYGRESLTELTKALEDYRNDLVVIVAGYPNLMEKFFDSNPGLKSRFNTFISFSDYSLDELVRIFTYTCKQNDYIADEQAIEKVQNWLQTKLNEKQHDFSNGRLVRNLFDDITLNQSKRLAKLKGHISKESLMTISKDDVPQDGELVSI, from the coding sequence ATGATGATTTCAGAGCATTACAAACGCCAGCTAATAAAAGAAGCGAAGCAGTTAGACGTTGCTTTGGGACAAGCATCTGAATTGGAAAAATTAGCTCAAGAAATAACTGACGAACAAATTGATAAAGCTGCTTTAGAGTTCGTTAAAAACCTAGGTATCTTAACAAAGAAACAATCTTTACCCAGTATGGAGCAAAAGCAAGAAAAAGTTATTGAAACTTTATATAAATATCTAGGAGCATCAAAGGTTGATGGTCTTATTCAAGACTTAAAAGAGTCTTCAAATGCGTCACTAGATGCGTTACTTAACCAATTAGACGAATTGGTTGGCCTGGAAGATGTGAAGCAACAAGTCCGTGACTTGATCGACTTTAATCAAATACAACAATTACGAGTGAAAAGTGGATTGAAGAAGTCTAACAAAACGATGCATATGGCATTCCTAGGTAATCCCGGCACAGCTAAAACGACAGTGGCTCGTATTGTTGGAAGGATGTATAAAGCGATCGGTTTACTAAGTAAAGGACACTTTATTGAAGCAAGTAGGACTGATTTAATTGCTGAGTACCAAGGACAAACGGCCATCAAGGTAAAAAGGTTAATTAATCGTGCGAAAGGTGGAGTCCTATTTGTTGATGAAGCGTATAGTCTAACTGAGAATGATCATAGCGATAGTTATGGAAGAGAAAGTCTTACTGAGCTAACAAAAGCTCTAGAAGATTATCGAAATGATCTCGTTGTAATTGTAGCTGGATATCCTAATTTGATGGAGAAGTTTTTTGATTCCAACCCAGGATTAAAATCAAGATTCAATACTTTTATTTCATTTAGTGATTATTCACTAGATGAGCTAGTTCGAATATTCACTTACACCTGCAAACAAAATGATTATATTGCTGATGAGCAAGCTATTGAAAAAGTCCAAAATTGGTTGCAAACGAAATTAAATGAAAAACAACATGACTTTTCAAATGGTCGTCTTGTTCGAAATCTGTTTGATGATATAACGCTGAATCAGTCGAAGAGGCTGGCGAAGTTGAAAGGGCACATTTCAAAAGAATCGTTGATGACAATTTCTAAAGATGATGTTCCTCAAGATGGTGAACTTGTTTCCATATAG
- a CDS encoding AAA family ATPase: MIIKEIETNAYKSLVDFDLEVNKKLNILIGSNNVGKSNILKLLDVFFNKRKITEQDFPKNLKYRLDFNNSNARKEPFIQLTFTDISQSIRQNIPNFIIENKYVVIKVVFDIEGKSKGYLIRNKNNSYSSLQDDILPLFIYLGDINQRDISLEYIKSIIPDENEARKNLITYSNQLLKNILDSSLMVSIEKNDDDFEINVIDEFGTMNDLINKSSGVQQVVFMALILSSSLDGIPKRRIFALEEPEMNLHAGVQKKLFNLIKSNSESVQTFITTHSPIFIDKADSNNVFHIGRNTDNVTIVLKNNYGDNWFSLKRDLGISINDNLFLGDINVIVEGATEKILLPHFITILKEEGIIKFDTDYINLLSAESAGNVKYFADVVTQQTNLNSILILDDDREGNNVINKIIGDISLKSRVEHFQIKRDEFEESEIEDIISDSILVKALSSVLGIPISEEELMDLRINEHTGRMQKFNRTLKRIEDKYKLTLSKVQLAHEIKKIVTSSNDIERFIETFLKIDAFVSNQQKR; the protein is encoded by the coding sequence ATGATTATAAAGGAAATTGAGACCAATGCTTATAAAAGTTTAGTCGACTTTGACCTTGAAGTAAACAAAAAACTGAATATATTAATAGGTTCAAATAATGTTGGTAAAAGTAATATATTAAAATTATTAGATGTTTTTTTTAATAAAAGAAAAATCACAGAGCAAGATTTCCCTAAGAATTTGAAGTACCGACTAGATTTTAATAATTCAAATGCTAGAAAGGAACCGTTCATTCAATTAACATTTACAGATATATCCCAATCTATAAGACAGAACATACCTAATTTTATAATTGAGAATAAATATGTGGTTATTAAAGTGGTTTTTGATATTGAAGGGAAATCTAAAGGTTATCTTATAAGGAACAAAAATAATTCATATTCTAGTTTACAGGATGATATTTTACCACTATTTATTTATTTAGGAGATATTAATCAAAGAGATATTTCTTTGGAATACATAAAAAGTATTATTCCTGATGAGAACGAGGCTAGAAAGAACCTCATAACTTATAGTAATCAGCTTCTTAAGAACATATTAGATAGTTCATTAATGGTTTCAATCGAAAAAAACGATGATGACTTTGAAATTAATGTTATTGACGAGTTTGGTACAATGAATGATTTGATAAATAAAAGTTCTGGTGTGCAGCAGGTGGTATTTATGGCACTCATATTATCTTCTAGTTTAGATGGAATACCAAAGAGAAGGATCTTTGCATTAGAAGAACCAGAGATGAATTTGCATGCTGGAGTCCAAAAGAAACTTTTTAACCTGATAAAAAGTAATTCGGAAAGTGTTCAAACATTCATTACAACTCATTCTCCAATTTTTATTGATAAAGCTGATTCGAATAATGTATTTCATATAGGTAGAAATACAGATAATGTTACCATAGTTTTAAAAAACAACTATGGAGACAACTGGTTTTCGTTAAAAAGGGATTTAGGGATTTCTATAAATGATAATTTGTTTCTTGGAGATATTAACGTTATTGTCGAAGGAGCAACGGAAAAAATATTACTCCCGCACTTTATAACTATATTGAAAGAAGAAGGGATTATAAAGTTTGATACTGATTATATTAACTTATTAAGTGCTGAAAGTGCAGGGAACGTTAAATATTTTGCAGATGTAGTAACCCAACAAACAAACTTAAACTCTATTTTGATATTAGATGATGATAGGGAAGGTAACAATGTTATAAACAAAATAATAGGGGACATAAGTTTAAAATCTAGGGTCGAGCATTTTCAGATAAAAAGAGATGAATTTGAGGAATCTGAAATAGAGGATATCATAAGTGATAGCATTTTAGTTAAGGCTCTTAGTTCAGTATTAGGAATACCTATTTCAGAAGAAGAACTCATGGATTTAAGAATTAATGAACATACAGGAAGAATGCAAAAATTTAACAGAACTTTAAAAAGAATTGAGGACAAGTATAAATTAACATTAAGTAAAGTTCAATTAGCACATGAAATCAAAAAGATAGTTACAAGTAGTAATGATATTGAGCGGTTTATAGAAACATTTTTAAAAATAGATGCCTTTGTAAGTAATCAGCAAAAAAGATGA
- a CDS encoding DUF6037 family protein, with protein sequence MKLNGLKGLFKSMKHQAIERYKFDFIYQNVKFDVLYFIDEVPNILAFGIKQHNYYFEIPVRKEFEITAFLDEYNKFCKIMGFTYNPDSPYKPAYFFEEFNKHIPNIAIQTNIPKPSQVAVYRDKVEEADKIYFIKWRDNTKTGKNVSLKNLEKTRLLLSYDAYLMCKAKNISSCWSSLPSEENQFSLPY encoded by the coding sequence ATGAAATTAAATGGATTGAAAGGTTTATTTAAAAGTATGAAACACCAAGCTATAGAACGATATAAGTTTGATTTCATTTATCAAAATGTTAAGTTTGATGTACTTTACTTTATAGATGAGGTTCCAAACATATTGGCTTTTGGAATAAAGCAACATAATTATTATTTTGAAATACCCGTACGAAAAGAATTTGAGATTACAGCTTTTCTAGATGAATACAATAAATTTTGTAAAATAATGGGCTTTACATATAATCCTGATAGTCCTTATAAACCTGCCTACTTTTTTGAAGAGTTCAATAAACATATCCCTAATATCGCTATTCAGACAAATATCCCAAAACCGAGCCAGGTTGCTGTTTATAGAGATAAAGTTGAGGAAGCCGACAAGATTTACTTTATTAAATGGAGAGATAATACAAAAACCGGTAAAAATGTTAGTTTAAAAAACCTCGAAAAAACACGATTACTTCTTTCATATGACGCATATCTCATGTGTAAAGCAAAGAATATTAGCAGCTGCTGGAGCTCACTTCCATCTGAAGAAAATCAATTTTCGTTACCATACTAA
- a CDS encoding CoA-disulfide reductase: MKILIIGGDAAGMSAAMQMVRNSSGHEITVLEKGGVYSYGQCGLPYVISGKIESTDELIARTPSTFKEKYGIDARVFHEAQKVDVENKMVSGRNHSTGETFSLPYDRLLIATGVSSVVPKWEGVTLPGIFSLKTIPDAKAIMNYLERDIHNVTVIGGGYIGLEMAESFAVLGKKVTIIERNEQLAKIFDTDMAELIHEEAVKQNIVLKMGESVEAFVGSENVESVKTDKGEYETDLVLVAVGVKPNTSFLEGTGIKTNGNGAIQVNTYMQTSIENIYAAGDCATQYHLVKEKDDHVPLGTHANKQGQIAGLNMVDVHKTFKGIVGTSIIKFFDLTLGRTGISEKEANKLNIPCGSVTITATDIAGYYPDGKNIKLKLVYHKETHKVLGGQIIGENGVDKRIDVLATAIFHSMTTEELLDLDLAYAPPYNGVWDPVQQAARRVE; this comes from the coding sequence ATGAAAATACTTATTATTGGCGGAGATGCAGCGGGCATGAGTGCTGCGATGCAAATGGTCCGGAACAGCTCTGGACATGAGATCACTGTATTGGAAAAGGGAGGCGTGTATTCATACGGACAATGTGGCCTTCCTTATGTGATCAGTGGGAAGATTGAGTCCACAGATGAGTTAATCGCTCGCACTCCGTCTACTTTTAAAGAGAAATATGGCATTGATGCACGGGTATTTCATGAAGCCCAAAAGGTGGACGTAGAAAATAAAATGGTAAGTGGAAGAAACCATAGTACTGGTGAAACGTTTAGCCTTCCATATGACCGCCTTCTGATTGCGACTGGTGTAAGCTCGGTCGTTCCAAAGTGGGAAGGTGTGACACTTCCTGGTATTTTCTCACTAAAAACCATCCCTGATGCAAAAGCAATAATGAATTATCTGGAAAGAGATATACATAATGTGACCGTGATTGGCGGCGGATACATTGGGCTTGAAATGGCCGAAAGTTTTGCGGTGCTCGGCAAGAAGGTAACCATCATTGAAAGAAATGAGCAATTAGCCAAGATATTTGATACAGACATGGCTGAACTGATTCATGAAGAAGCAGTAAAGCAAAACATTGTGTTAAAAATGGGTGAATCCGTGGAAGCATTCGTTGGAAGTGAAAATGTGGAATCTGTGAAAACCGATAAGGGAGAGTATGAAACGGATTTAGTGCTGGTCGCTGTAGGTGTGAAGCCTAATACTTCCTTTTTAGAAGGCACAGGAATTAAAACAAATGGAAATGGTGCAATCCAGGTAAATACCTATATGCAAACCAGTATCGAGAATATCTACGCGGCAGGAGATTGTGCCACACAATATCACCTGGTAAAAGAAAAGGATGATCATGTCCCATTGGGAACACATGCCAACAAGCAAGGACAAATCGCCGGATTGAACATGGTTGATGTACATAAAACATTTAAAGGAATTGTCGGCACTTCGATTATTAAGTTTTTCGACCTAACCCTGGGGAGAACAGGGATATCAGAAAAAGAGGCAAACAAGCTGAACATCCCCTGTGGCTCTGTAACCATTACAGCAACGGATATCGCTGGTTATTATCCCGATGGTAAAAATATAAAATTGAAGCTTGTCTATCATAAAGAAACACATAAGGTCCTTGGCGGGCAAATTATTGGGGAAAACGGGGTCGATAAACGAATCGATGTACTGGCAACGGCCATATTTCATTCGATGACGACCGAAGAGCTGCTTGATTTAGATCTGGCGTATGCTCCCCCGTATAATGGGGTGTGGGATCCTGTTCAGCAGGCGGCTAGGAGAGTGGAGTAG
- a CDS encoding methyl-accepting chemotaxis protein — protein sequence MFKKIQTKIMLTMSVLIAVTLIGVSALTYFQTKREILSNVNTSSKSQIDDLKSNIDLYLNFYGSTVDRYSKDNRIVEYLKEVKQNEKTGIETYWPIVSSDFENFMGLNQNVAVIYVGAETKQFKTTPVIDLPADFDPTGRPWYTAALNSPDKALWTEPYLDASSGEYVVTVVKPVLDPASKQVLGVVGLDLSLSGLSEMINKTAVGYKGYSLLLDSNGMALVHPKEQGKDLSKKPYFSVLKEKDAGFKKYEESNTENQLFYQTLDQTNWKIGMVYETNELLASAQKLRNLILIIASLTVLASLAITYFLARSIANPITLLNSRVQKVAQGDLTVNVVANSKDETGQLTEHFNVMVKNMRTLISSVEHSVESVNDSASSLTAVAEETIAASEEVAKAIGEVAAGATQQAQDSDEANHRTVSLSLQIEKVQESMDQMTGLSKQAEKTNHQGLEQMKSLRHSTGESDEVIKNVGNVINKLASKVQEIEQVIHSITEISEQTNLLALNASIEAARAGDSGRGFAVVAEEVRKLAEQSAKAAQQVKTTISSIESETNIVVKEMEQTLKISHLQNEAVSHTEIAFNEISETIHHIVQSIDTIKADVANINELKDDVVASIQSIASVAEQSAASSEQVSASTDEQVRALGSVTQSAIELNESSAELAALIKQFKI from the coding sequence ATGTTTAAGAAAATTCAAACGAAGATTATGCTTACAATGAGTGTGCTTATTGCAGTCACGCTGATAGGAGTCTCGGCACTCACGTATTTTCAAACGAAAAGAGAAATTCTATCTAATGTAAATACCAGCTCCAAATCTCAAATCGACGATTTAAAAAGTAATATCGATCTTTATCTTAATTTTTATGGCAGTACGGTTGACCGCTATAGCAAAGATAACCGGATAGTTGAATATTTAAAAGAAGTGAAGCAGAACGAAAAAACAGGCATTGAAACATATTGGCCTATTGTGAGTAGTGATTTTGAGAATTTTATGGGACTTAATCAAAACGTAGCTGTTATTTACGTTGGGGCTGAAACAAAACAATTTAAAACGACCCCAGTGATTGATTTGCCGGCGGACTTTGATCCGACTGGACGGCCATGGTATACAGCTGCTCTTAATTCACCGGATAAAGCACTTTGGACAGAACCATACCTTGATGCCAGTTCGGGTGAATATGTGGTTACGGTTGTTAAACCCGTTTTAGATCCAGCATCGAAGCAAGTCCTGGGTGTTGTAGGATTAGATTTAAGCTTATCAGGTTTGTCAGAAATGATTAATAAGACCGCAGTAGGATATAAAGGCTACTCCTTGCTTTTGGATAGCAATGGAATGGCACTCGTCCATCCAAAAGAACAGGGCAAGGATTTGAGTAAGAAACCATATTTCTCTGTATTGAAGGAAAAGGACGCTGGTTTTAAGAAATATGAGGAAAGCAACACAGAAAACCAGCTATTTTACCAAACGTTAGACCAGACAAACTGGAAAATTGGAATGGTGTATGAAACAAACGAATTATTGGCAAGTGCACAAAAGCTAAGAAATTTGATTCTAATCATCGCTTCATTGACCGTTCTCGCCAGTCTTGCCATTACTTATTTCCTGGCAAGAAGTATCGCCAATCCAATTACGCTGTTAAATAGCCGGGTCCAAAAGGTTGCTCAAGGCGACCTGACCGTCAATGTAGTGGCAAATTCTAAGGATGAAACCGGACAGCTTACCGAACATTTCAATGTGATGGTCAAGAATATGCGTACACTCATTTCATCTGTAGAACATTCAGTTGAAAGCGTAAATGATTCTGCTTCGAGTTTAACGGCTGTGGCTGAAGAAACCATCGCTGCAAGTGAGGAAGTGGCCAAAGCGATTGGTGAGGTGGCTGCAGGAGCTACACAGCAAGCCCAGGATTCTGATGAAGCAAATCATCGTACTGTAAGCCTGTCTCTGCAAATTGAAAAAGTCCAGGAGAGCATGGATCAGATGACAGGCCTATCAAAACAAGCGGAGAAAACAAATCATCAAGGACTTGAACAAATGAAGTCCCTTAGGCATAGTACCGGAGAAAGTGATGAAGTCATTAAGAATGTAGGCAATGTCATTAACAAGCTGGCTTCAAAAGTTCAAGAAATAGAGCAGGTTATCCATTCCATAACGGAAATTTCCGAACAAACAAATCTGCTTGCTTTAAATGCAAGTATTGAAGCAGCACGAGCTGGCGACAGCGGAAGAGGCTTTGCAGTTGTTGCAGAGGAAGTCCGAAAACTGGCGGAGCAGTCCGCAAAAGCGGCACAACAAGTTAAAACCACTATTTCCTCCATCGAAAGCGAAACCAATATCGTCGTGAAGGAAATGGAACAAACGCTTAAAATTTCCCATTTGCAAAACGAAGCAGTCAGCCATACAGAAATTGCTTTTAACGAAATCTCTGAGACCATTCATCATATTGTTCAATCCATTGATACAATAAAGGCGGATGTAGCGAATATCAATGAGCTAAAAGACGATGTAGTGGCATCCATTCAAAGCATCGCCTCCGTTGCGGAACAATCAGCAGCTTCATCTGAACAGGTTAGTGCATCCACTGATGAACAGGTACGTGCGTTAGGTTCAGTCACCCAATCTGCCATAGAGCTTAATGAGTCCAGTGCCGAATTAGCCGCATTGATCAAACAGTTTAAAATTTGA
- the mcrC gene encoding 5-methylcytosine-specific restriction endonuclease system specificity protein McrC, with protein sequence MIKIKNIYYMLSYAYQSLNETEYKSLHSEQFENIHDLMSAILIRGTSNQIKRGLHKNYRSHTEETGNLRGKIDSTASIKQNTFLKRRMVCHFDEFSENTLFNQILKTTMLLLLRHGKVKVTNQKELRKLMLFFGNVGTIDPQSIRWSSLNYHRHNAAYKMLMNICELVIKGLLISTENGEYKMKQFLDDQQMHRLYEKFLLGYYQKEYPQYSAKASYIDWVIDDGIIDFLPAMKSDITLTHGPRTLIIDAKYYGRSMQTNSLYNNSTIISSNLYQIYTYVKNKDRHGSGNVSGLLLYAKTDEDITPDNDYQMGGNRVSVKTLDLSGNWVEIKEQLDLIGEMMWTK encoded by the coding sequence GTGATTAAAATAAAAAATATTTACTATATGCTTTCATACGCTTATCAATCATTAAACGAAACCGAGTACAAGTCCTTGCATTCAGAGCAGTTTGAAAACATTCATGATTTAATGTCAGCCATTTTAATACGCGGAACCTCAAATCAAATTAAGCGGGGCCTGCATAAGAATTATAGGTCCCACACAGAAGAGACAGGAAATTTGCGCGGCAAAATTGACTCGACCGCTTCCATCAAGCAGAACACTTTTTTAAAGCGGAGGATGGTTTGCCACTTTGATGAGTTTTCCGAAAACACTTTATTCAATCAAATTCTAAAGACCACAATGCTGCTCCTGCTTCGCCATGGCAAAGTGAAAGTAACCAACCAGAAGGAATTGCGAAAACTAATGTTATTTTTCGGAAATGTCGGGACAATCGACCCTCAATCCATAAGATGGAGCTCATTAAACTACCATAGGCATAATGCTGCTTACAAGATGCTCATGAATATTTGCGAACTGGTCATTAAAGGTCTCCTCATAAGTACCGAAAATGGCGAGTATAAAATGAAACAGTTTCTTGACGACCAGCAGATGCATAGGCTTTATGAAAAATTCCTGCTCGGATATTATCAAAAGGAATACCCTCAATATTCCGCAAAAGCATCCTATATTGATTGGGTTATTGACGACGGCATCATCGATTTCTTGCCTGCAATGAAATCGGATATAACACTTACCCACGGTCCAAGAACACTCATTATCGACGCCAAATACTACGGCAGGAGCATGCAGACTAATTCTTTATATAATAACAGTACCATTATCTCTAGCAACCTTTACCAGATCTATACCTATGTGAAAAATAAAGACAGGCATGGCAGCGGAAACGTAAGCGGCCTGCTTCTATATGCCAAAACGGATGAGGACATCACCCCTGACAACGATTATCAAATGGGCGGAAACCGGGTTAGTGTCAAAACACTCGACTTAAGCGGGAACTGGGTGGAGATAAAAGAACAGCTGGATTTGATTGGTGAGATGATGTGGACAAAATAA
- a CDS encoding AAA family ATPase has translation MSDTYLKTAFQNWMSRQKKSNGEPYKKGTINAYTTALKNAAAKLEIEDLNEKDLFRITSSNTFEEIYKKITSAPNFHEVDLAAGNRAFSNSLIQYEKFLKEFEQPSCWIFQGNPKYYDVIGAVQDLDEITWAVNQNKKQIKKDDKVYIWLSGSNAGIVASGTILNDPYMAEPDEEDPYNRSEQLNREPYLAVNIELDRKFIDPVVERSTLLKDDRTKRMEILTYPGATNFRVTPEQEVVIESIIDGTYHHVPISGHPEPHPQTVPDKKRYWMYAPGEGSRMWEEFYNKEIMGVGWDGLGDLTQYSTKEAMKEKMKEIYGEEFSYKNAGHLTWQFANEMKIGDIIFVKKGIKKIIGRGEVSSEYRYDSIRNEYKHIRSVKWTHKGEWDHEGQIILKTLTDITPYRDYYKKLEEMFDIEQNEITSDIEPTQYPQYTVDDFLSEVYMNEDQYNTLKNLLLRKKNLILMGAPGVGKTYAAERLAYSIIGAKDTSRVMTIQFHQSYSYEDFIMGYRPTERGFSLTKGPFYEFCKEAEPEDEQPYFFIIDEINRGNLSKIFGELLMLIESDKRGKELRLLYSDEQFSVPKNVYIIGMMNTADRSLAMIDYALRRRFAFFEFEPAFESEGFKLYQENIANSNFDRLIDTIIALNKAIDEDASLGSGFRVGHSYFSTDQEIDQDWLEELVEYELVPLLNEYWFDESSKIEYWSSKLRGAIRD, from the coding sequence ATGTCAGATACATATTTAAAAACAGCTTTCCAGAACTGGATGAGCCGGCAAAAGAAATCGAATGGGGAACCTTATAAGAAAGGGACCATTAATGCATACACAACCGCTTTAAAAAATGCAGCCGCTAAACTGGAAATAGAGGACCTCAATGAAAAGGATTTATTCAGGATTACATCTTCCAACACTTTCGAAGAAATCTATAAAAAAATTACATCTGCTCCTAATTTTCATGAAGTAGATTTGGCGGCTGGCAACCGGGCATTTTCAAACAGCCTGATTCAATACGAAAAATTCTTAAAGGAGTTTGAACAGCCATCCTGCTGGATTTTTCAAGGCAACCCCAAATATTATGACGTCATTGGAGCGGTTCAAGATCTTGATGAAATTACATGGGCTGTTAATCAGAACAAGAAGCAAATAAAGAAAGACGATAAAGTTTATATATGGTTGTCCGGCTCTAATGCTGGCATTGTTGCCTCTGGAACAATCCTTAATGACCCCTATATGGCCGAACCGGATGAGGAAGATCCATACAACCGAAGCGAGCAATTGAATCGCGAACCCTATCTCGCCGTAAATATTGAACTTGATCGTAAATTTATCGATCCCGTTGTGGAACGTTCAACCTTGCTTAAGGATGACCGTACAAAAAGGATGGAGATTTTAACATATCCTGGAGCCACCAACTTTCGAGTGACACCGGAACAGGAAGTGGTGATTGAAAGCATTATTGACGGGACTTATCATCATGTTCCAATAAGCGGCCACCCAGAACCTCATCCCCAAACTGTGCCAGATAAGAAAAGGTACTGGATGTATGCCCCCGGTGAAGGTTCGAGAATGTGGGAAGAGTTCTACAACAAAGAAATTATGGGAGTCGGTTGGGATGGCCTTGGAGATTTAACCCAATATTCAACAAAGGAAGCCATGAAGGAGAAAATGAAGGAAATCTATGGCGAAGAATTTTCCTATAAAAACGCCGGTCACCTTACCTGGCAATTTGCCAATGAAATGAAAATCGGCGATATTATTTTTGTGAAAAAAGGGATTAAGAAAATCATCGGCAGAGGGGAAGTATCTTCAGAATATAGATATGACAGTATTAGAAATGAGTATAAGCATATTCGTTCGGTGAAATGGACCCATAAAGGCGAGTGGGACCATGAAGGGCAAATCATCTTGAAAACACTAACAGATATTACTCCATATAGAGACTATTATAAGAAACTCGAAGAAATGTTCGATATAGAACAAAATGAAATTACAAGTGATATTGAACCAACCCAGTATCCGCAGTATACAGTAGATGACTTTTTGTCTGAAGTATATATGAACGAAGACCAATACAACACCCTGAAAAATCTTCTACTTAGAAAGAAAAACCTCATCTTAATGGGCGCCCCAGGGGTGGGGAAAACGTATGCTGCGGAGCGGCTTGCCTATTCCATCATTGGGGCTAAAGATACAAGCCGGGTCATGACAATCCAATTCCATCAAAGTTACAGCTATGAGGACTTCATTATGGGTTACCGCCCTACCGAAAGAGGATTCAGCTTAACAAAGGGGCCTTTCTATGAATTTTGCAAAGAAGCGGAGCCTGAGGATGAGCAACCATATTTCTTTATCATTGATGAAATCAACCGAGGAAACCTGAGTAAAATTTTTGGTGAGTTGCTGATGTTGATAGAAAGTGATAAACGAGGAAAAGAACTGAGACTCCTCTACTCAGATGAGCAATTTTCAGTACCGAAAAATGTCTATATCATTGGCATGATGAATACTGCAGACAGAAGCCTTGCCATGATTGATTATGCTCTCCGCCGCCGATTTGCCTTTTTTGAATTTGAGCCTGCCTTTGAGAGCGAAGGATTTAAGCTGTATCAGGAAAACATAGCAAACAGCAATTTTGATAGGTTAATTGATACGATCATCGCCCTCAATAAAGCAATTGATGAAGATGCTTCTTTAGGCAGCGGCTTCCGGGTCGGCCATAGCTATTTCTCAACGGACCAGGAAATCGACCAGGACTGGCTTGAAGAACTTGTGGAATACGAACTCGTCCCCCTTCTCAATGAATACTGGTTCGATGAATCTTCAAAGATTGAGTACTGGTCCTCCAAACTTCGGGGTGCCATTCGTGATTAA